The Gammaproteobacteria bacterium genomic interval AATCAAATCACGGTGCTTGGCTTGTTCTTCAACCAGGGGTGCATTGACTTCGAGGATGCCGGGGATGTTGTTTTGTGCGGCAAAATCCATTCCGGCATAACTCCACAAGGAGTAGCGTTCGTAGATCAAGTCATAGTTATTCAATGCTTCCAGCAGGTTGAACAAATCCTGATTTAATGCCATGGCCGCTTGTTCCCGCGCAGCAGAATCGGTTTTAGGCGGTAGCGGTAGTTGCTGCAACTTAACCTGTTCCAAGCCGGGTGGCGGAGAACCGCCGCTGCGAACGGTAAACAAATCCACTGTCGCCCCCAGCTTGATGAAAGCGCGAATGACTTCCTGTACATGTACGGAACAACCCTTGTTCCCAAAAACGGGGATGCCCGGGTCCATGCATAGGTAGGCTATGCGCATTAGGAAATTCCTATAGCGTTGAGCAAACTCTCTTTGTTGACAGCGGATTTGCTAACGGCAGCACTAAAGACATTGCGGATGAGAACGGCGTTTTTGTTGACGTCAAATAAGTGCTCAATAAGCTCTCGGGCCTGCGTTGCCAATTCTTGGCGGAGTTCGCTGTCATCCAACAGCCGTTGCAGCGCCTGGGCCAGAGCTTCCGGTGAATTTTGCGGGACAATTAGGCCGGTCTTTTCATGTTTGATGGCTTCGGGTATTCCGGTGACATCGGTAGAAATCGCCACGGTCCCCAAGGCCATGGATTCAAGCAAAACAGTCGGTAAGCCATCCTGATTTCCGTCCGAACCGACGACACAAGGTGCGACAAGTATGGTTGCACTTTGTACCAGTTCAATAATTTCCTGTTGTGGGCGAGGGCCGGGTAGAAAGACGCGATCGGATAAGCTCAGTTCATCCACTTTTCGTTTTAGTTCGTCGGCTAAGGGGCCGGCACCAATAATACTGCAGCGAAAATCTGTGCCTGCATTGGCCAGTATCCCGCAAGCTTGCACTAAGTCCATGAACCCCTTTTTCTCAATCAGGCGGCCCACTGCAATGATATGCGTGGATGATTTGTTTGCGTTGCTGTAGGGGAAGCGGTTGAGATCCAAACCGTTATATATGCGCACCACATTGGAGCTGTCTTGAGGGAACTGCTCTTGTAAGAATTTCACATTGAAGTCGCTTACCGTAATTACGCGTGTGGCCTCTTTGATCTTGGTTTTTAAGTCTTCAGACTCCACGCTTTCATGAAAAATGTCTTTGGCATGTGCCGTAAGGCTATAGCTGATATCGGCGAAGTAGGCAGCTAAGCGCGCCACGCTCGCAGCGGATGTGGCAAAGTGTGCATGTAGATGTTCTATTCCCGTATTAACGATTTGGGTTGCCAGGGTGATGGCCTGATAAATATTTTTATGGTTTTCTCCCTTGGCGTAAGACAAACGTTCCCAGATTTGCGGTATGGTCTGCGATGCTGTTTCGATTTCCTTCCAGAAGTCTTCCAGTCGAATGGAACCGCTGGGTAAATAGGTGACCGGTGCGCGTACCTTGGCAATAATGTCTTGAAAGTGAGTGTCCACCGGCGGGCGCAAAGCGAAGATAGAAATATCCAGGCCGGCTGCTTCATGCGCCAAAATCTCGCTGACCACAAAGGTCTCGGAATATCTGGGGTAGCGTTTTACCACATATCCAACCCGGTTTACGCTGTTGCCATTCATGGCGGGGACACCTGCTGATTTCGTGCAACTTTAGGTTTTTCTTGTTTTAGCAATGACAACAACAAGCTTTGAATTTGCTTCAAACCGTCCATGTCTATATCGTTGTCCGGGGTGTCCTCCGCCCTAATGGCGTCATGAATCCATGTGCCAAGGGACTCAGGGTGAAGGTCATCAGGCGTTACGTGGTCTACCACTCCGAGCTTGGATAGTTCCTCGGCACGGATAAGTTGCTCTTGGCGTGGTTTGACTCTGGGGACTATGAGTGCACGTTTTTTAAATGACAAGATTTCGGAAACACTGTTGTATCCACCCATGGAGACAATGGCATTGGCATCTTTGAGTAATAGGGTTGGTTCCGATACGAAATCGATGACTTGCATTTGTTTCGATCCGGCAGCCAGTTCCAATAATTTACACCGGTCTTGCCTGGACATGTGCGGTCCGGTCAGCAGGATGCCATGTAAACCATCGTCAAGCTTTACCTTTAGGAAAGCTTCGGCGAGCTGTAAGCCATCCTGACCACCGCCCACCATGCACAAAACATAAGGGGTTTTGTGTAGATCCGCAATGAGTTGACGGGTTGCCAGTCCTTGTTCTTCCGCAAAGGCCATACGGGTGCGATGATCAAAATATCCGGTAAATCGAACCTTGGCCGCCAGTTCAGGTGACATGGAATAAGCGCGCGTCAAATCATAAACATTACGATCACCGTAGACCCACAGGGCATCATAGTAGTGGGTGGCATAGCGTACAAAATCCTCCTTTAACCATTCTTGGTTCACGACGAGAGGCTCGTCTTTTATGTCTCGCATACCCAATACCAGCCTGGTAGGGCTGCCTTGCAGATGTTCCAGGGTTCGGTCGAGCTCGCCGCAGGCGCCACGGGCTACGTTGTCCACGATCATAAAGTCCGGTTCAAAGGCTTGCACTGCGGACAAAATGATTTGCGAACGTAACTCAATAATTTTGTTCAGTTCCAGACTTAAGTGGCGGGAACGATACACGCCGTCATTGTTTTTATACAAAGAAGGCAGGATTAAACGATCCGTGTCCGCTGGTACAACGAATTCCGCGGCTTCTTTGGCCCCGGAAATAAGTAGAATGTCGTAAGGTACGGTAGAAAACTGCAATGCTTGGGCGATGAGAATATTGCGGCGTATATGCCCCAATCCCATGGTGTCATGAGAATAAAATACGATTTTGATTTTCTCATTGGAATTGCGATTGACGAGCGCTGTGTTTTGGGTAACGTCATCGGCGTTATTTGATCGCTGATTATCGTGAACGGATGTTAATTTGAGATTTTGATTTGAACTGTTCATGCAGTTTGCTGCTGTCTGGAAGAAAGTCTTAGAAAAAATCTATTGGGTTGCTGTAAAAATCTTCGGTTGATTAAAACGACCGCTAAGCTGATTATTTTAAAAGCAATTTTGTGAACCGTTAGTGCAGTTTATCACAAATTCGGGAAAAAATTCACAGATTTTGTCTGAAGTGGACAGTAATTCATCAATACTTAAGAAATGTCAGCGTAATCAGTGTTATTTTCTTCCTTAAGTCATCCTTAAGCGTTTCACAGGATGCCAGCGAGTGGGCGGGGGTTGGCGACGGACGGTGGTCGGCTTCGATGTTACAGCGATTGTTTTATTTGATATTTTTTGATGCGGTAGATCAAGGTGTCGCGGGTAATGCCGAGCAAGCGTGCGGCTTTGGATTGGTTGCCTTTGGCGGCGTTTAACGCGGAGTTAATCAGTTGTTTTTCGTGTTGGGCCAGGGACATAGTGTCGTTTAGGAAAGCGCTCAATCCGTTGCCAGATGCCAGGATTTCCGGCGGTAACAAAGCAGGGTTGATGGATTTGCCGGAATGGAAAACCACCATACGTTCACATAAATTGCGGGCTTCGCGTACGTTTCCGGGCCAGGGGTATTGTGTCAGTTGTTTAATGGCAGCTTTGTCGAATTTTGGCGCAGGCAGTTTATGTTTATTGGAAAACTGATGGGTAAAGTATTCCATTAACATAGGTATATCGCCGCTGCGTTCACGCAGTGGCGGAATATTTACCGGTACCACATTCAGACGATAATAAAGGTCTTTGCGAAACTGGTTGCTGCCTGCCAGCTCGGGTAAATTCTGATTGGTGGCGGCGATGACGCGGACATTGACGGTATCGCACTTTTGCTGGCCCAGCGACTGGCATTCGGAAGTCTCCAGGAAACGCAGTAATTTGGCCTGGCTGGTCAGGGAGAGCTCGGCGATTTCATCCAGGAACAGCGTGCCATTGTGGGCGGCGCGTATTTTTCCATCGTAGTTTTTTTCGGCATGGGTAAAGCTGCCTTTTCTGAAGCCGAAAAGTTCGGATTCAAATAATGCTTCCGGAATTGCGGCGCAGTTTATGGCAACAAAATTATTGTCGTGGCGCGAGCTGTTGTTGTGGATCGCGCGGGCAAACAACTCTTTACCGGTACCGTTTTCACCCAATAGCAAAACCGGAACATCCAGTTTGGAAATGATGTTGGTAGCGTTTAAAACGGCTTCGAATTCCGGTGAGCGGCCTACCAGTTGATGCGACAGCCAATCAATTTCGCCGACATTTATCATATTTTTTCCGGCCATATTATTTCTTGTTTTGTATGTACTGCAGTTCTGTCTTATTCAATATCAGTGCGAGTGAGCCAGC includes:
- a CDS encoding glycosyltransferase family 4 protein, with the translated sequence MNGNSVNRVGYVVKRYPRYSETFVVSEILAHEAAGLDISIFALRPPVDTHFQDIIAKVRAPVTYLPSGSIRLEDFWKEIETASQTIPQIWERLSYAKGENHKNIYQAITLATQIVNTGIEHLHAHFATSAASVARLAAYFADISYSLTAHAKDIFHESVESEDLKTKIKEATRVITVSDFNVKFLQEQFPQDSSNVVRIYNGLDLNRFPYSNANKSSTHIIAVGRLIEKKGFMDLVQACGILANAGTDFRCSIIGAGPLADELKRKVDELSLSDRVFLPGPRPQQEIIELVQSATILVAPCVVGSDGNQDGLPTVLLESMALGTVAISTDVTGIPEAIKHEKTGLIVPQNSPEALAQALQRLLDDSELRQELATQARELIEHLFDVNKNAVLIRNVFSAAVSKSAVNKESLLNAIGIS
- a CDS encoding glycosyltransferase, whose product is MNSSNQNLKLTSVHDNQRSNNADDVTQNTALVNRNSNEKIKIVFYSHDTMGLGHIRRNILIAQALQFSTVPYDILLISGAKEAAEFVVPADTDRLILPSLYKNNDGVYRSRHLSLELNKIIELRSQIILSAVQAFEPDFMIVDNVARGACGELDRTLEHLQGSPTRLVLGMRDIKDEPLVVNQEWLKEDFVRYATHYYDALWVYGDRNVYDLTRAYSMSPELAAKVRFTGYFDHRTRMAFAEEQGLATRQLIADLHKTPYVLCMVGGGQDGLQLAEAFLKVKLDDGLHGILLTGPHMSRQDRCKLLELAAGSKQMQVIDFVSEPTLLLKDANAIVSMGGYNSVSEILSFKKRALIVPRVKPRQEQLIRAEELSKLGVVDHVTPDDLHPESLGTWIHDAIRAEDTPDNDIDMDGLKQIQSLLLSLLKQEKPKVARNQQVSPP
- a CDS encoding sigma-54 dependent transcriptional regulator is translated as MINVGEIDWLSHQLVGRSPEFEAVLNATNIISKLDVPVLLLGENGTGKELFARAIHNNSSRHDNNFVAINCAAIPEALFESELFGFRKGSFTHAEKNYDGKIRAAHNGTLFLDEIAELSLTSQAKLLRFLETSECQSLGQQKCDTVNVRVIAATNQNLPELAGSNQFRKDLYYRLNVVPVNIPPLRERSGDIPMLMEYFTHQFSNKHKLPAPKFDKAAIKQLTQYPWPGNVREARNLCERMVVFHSGKSINPALLPPEILASGNGLSAFLNDTMSLAQHEKQLINSALNAAKGNQSKAARLLGITRDTLIYRIKKYQIKQSL